GCGCCAGCTGCCGCTGGATGCCGCGTCGGTGAAGGAAGCCGCGGAATTCCTGCGCTGGCTGGCCGACGACAACTTCACCTTCCTCGGTTACCGCGAATACGAAGTGACCGAGTCCGATGGCGAGGAAGTGCTGCGTGCGAACGAAGGTTCGGGCGCGGGCATCCTGCACAAGAGCGAGCGCTCGCTGGCGCCGCGTTCGCTGCGCTCGCTGGTCGCCAGCGACCTGCCGCAGTCCGGCTCCACCGATGCCATCATCCTCACCAAGACCAATGCGCGCTCGCATGCGCACCGCCCGGGCTACATGGATTACGTGGGCGTGCTCAAGTTTGACGCCAAGGGCAAGCCGGTGGCCGAGCAGCGCTTCCTGGGCCTGTTCTCTTCCAATGCCTATATGGCCCGTCCGCAGGACGTGCCGCTGGTGCGCCAGAAGTTCGAGTACGCCATGGAGCGCTCGGGCCTGAAGCGCGATTCGCATTCGGGCAAGGCACTGCGCCACATCCTGGAAACCCTGCCGCGCGACGAGCTGTTCCAGAGCAGCGACGAAGAGCTGTTCAACACGGCGATGGGTACGCTGGAACTGCGTCAGCGCGCCCGCACGCGGATCTTCGTGCGTCGCGACCGCTATGGCCGTTTCGTCACCTGCATCGTCTACGTGCCGCGCGAACGCTTCAACACCACGGTGCGCGAGCGCATCGAATCCATGTTGAAGGACTCCATGCGCGGCGAGAGCCTGGATTCGTCCGTGCTGATGGGCGAAGCCGCGCTGGTGCGCCTGCATGTGGTGGTGCGCCCGAAGATCGGCGACCAGGTGCAGTACGACACGGCCGAGCTGGAGAAGGGCGTGGCCGCCATCGTGCGCAACTGGCACGACGACGTGCGCGACGAGCTGGTACGCAACCTGGGCGACCATGACGGCGTGGTGCTGGCCAACCGTTACGCCAAGGCCATGCCGGCCGGCTACATGGAAGACGTCACCCCGGCGGTGGCCGCGACAGACGTGCACCAGCTATCCCTGCTGAAGGGTGACGACGCGGTGCGCATGTCGTTCTATCACCCGGCCTCGCGTCCGGAAGAACTGCGCTTCAAGATTTACCGCAGCGGCGGCGACATTGCCCTGTCCGAAGTGCTGCCGCAGCTGGAGAATCTCGGCCTGCGCGTGCTCACCGAGCACCTGTACGACATCAATGTCGGCGGCACCCAGCTCTACATCCAGGAATTCGAAGTGCAGACCGCCGGCAGCCTCGCTTTCAGCGTGGAGCAGGTGGGCACGCTGTTCGAGGATGCCTTCGAGCAGATCTGGCGTGGCCACGCCGAAAACGACGGCTTCAACCGCCTCGTGCTCGGCGCCAAGCTCAACTGGCGCCAGATCGCCATGCTTCGCGGCTACTGCAAGTACCTGCTGCAGAGCGGCGTGGCCTTCTCGCAGGCCTACATGGAAGACGCCTTCAACCGCTACCCGGCCATCGCCGGCCTGCTGGTGGAGATGTTCCTGGCCAAGTTCGATCCGCGCCGCGAAACGCTGTCGGCCGACGAACTCAAGCGTGCCGGCGACCTGCTGCGCGACGAAATGCAGGTGCTGATCCCCGAGTCGCTGCGCCATGCGCATCCGGCCCTCATCGACGGCCTGGTCGGTGCGCTGTCCAAGCCGCGCGCCGAGCAGATCACGATCATCGAGGAGGCCATCGGCACGTTGCTGGAGACTGTCTCCAGCCTCGACGACGACCGCATCCTGCGCAGCTTCATCGCGCTGATCCGTGGCACGCTGCGTACCAGCTTCTTCCAGCAGTGGAACGACCAGTACCGCAGCTACATCAGCTTCAAGTTCGACTCGCACCAGGTGCCCGACCTGCCCAAGCCCGTGCCGTACCGCGAAATCTTCGTGTGTGCGCCGCGCGTGGAAGGCATCCACCTGCGCTTCGGCCCGGTGGCCCGTGGTGGCCTGCGCTGGTCTGATCGCCGCGAAGATTTCCGCACCGAAGTGCTGGGCCTGGTGAAGGCGCAGATGGTGAAGAACACCGTGATCGTGCCGGTGGGCTCGAAGGGCGGTTTCTACGTGAAGCGTCCGCCCATCAACGGCGACCGCGATGCGCAGCTGGCCGAGGGCATTGCCTGCTACCGCATGTTCATCAGCGGCCTGCTGGACATCACCGACAACCTGATCGAAGGCAAGGTGGTGCCGCCGCACGACGTCGTGCGCCATGACAACGACGACCCGTACCTGGTGGTTGCCGCCGACAAGGGCACCGCGACGTTCTCCGACATCGCCAACGCCATTTCGGTCGAGCACGGCTTCTGGCTGGGCGACGCGTTCGCGTCGGGCGGCTCGAACGGCTACGACCACAAGGGCATGGGCATCACCGCCAAGGGTGCGTGGGAATCGGTCAAGCGCCACTTCCGCGCGCTGGGTCGCGACAGCCAGTCGCAGGACTTCACCTGCGCGGGCATCGGCGACATGTCCGGCGACGTGTTCGGCAACGGCATGCTGTTGTCGCGTCACATCAAGCTGGTGGCCGCGTTCGACCATCGCCACATCTTCCTCGACCCGACGCCGGACGTGGAGCGTTCGTTCGTGGAACGTGAGCGCATGTTCAAGCTGCCGCGCTCGAGCTGGGACGACTACAACAAGTCGCTGATCTCCGCCGGTGGCGGCGTGTACCCGCGTACGCTGAAGTCGATCCCGGTGTCGCCGGAAGTGCGCGCGGTGCTCGGCCTGAAGCCGGAAATCACCCAGCTGCCGCCGAACGAGCTGCTCAGCGCCATCCTCAAGGCTCCGGTGGACCTGCTGTGGAACGGCGGCATCGGCACCTACGTGAAGTCCAGCGCCGAAACGCATGCCGACGTGGGCGACCGCGCCAACAACGGCCTGCGCGTCAATGGTGCGGAACTGCGCTGCAAGGTGATCGGCGAGGGCGGCAACCTGGGCTTTACCCAGAAGGGCCGCATCGAGGCTGCGCAGCACGGCGTGCTGCTCAACACCGACTTCATCGACAACTCCGCTGGCGTGGACACCTCCGACCACGAGGTGAACATCAAGATCCTGCTGGGTGATGCCGTGCAGCGCAACGAGCTCACGCTCGACCAGCGCAACACGCTGCTCGCCAGCATGACCGACGAAGTGGGCCAGCTGGTGCTGTGGGACAACTACCGCCAGAACCAGGCCATTACCTTGATGGAGCACCAGTCGGTGCACCGCATCGGCTCGATGGCGCACTTCATCCGGCAGCTGGAATCGGAAGGCCTGCTCGATCGCCAGGTGGAAAACCTGCCGAGCGAAGCGGAGCTGACCGAGCGCAAGACGCGTGGCATCGGCATGACGCGTCCGGAACTGTCGGTGTTGCTGTCGTACGACAAGATCAAGCTGTTCCAGCAGCTGCTCGACTCGGACGTGCCGGAAGATCCGTACCTCTCCAAGGAGCTGGTGCGCTACTTCCCGGAACCGCTGCATTCGAAGTATGCCGATCACATGC
The nucleotide sequence above comes from Dyella telluris. Encoded proteins:
- a CDS encoding NAD-glutamate dehydrogenase; amino-acid sequence: MNAIRAASNSSLPTAVLEELKQSGLTQRLDEAQFFISAFFSRISDGDLELHTAREWAVLIADLLHFMQQRQPGRASVRVVSPATGHAGRSYIEVVTDDMPFLVDTVTMVAAEHLQIHAVIHPVVEVSRDASGKLLKIGAADGQPESVMHFEVDRVANDEEAAKLASRLEGALEDVRVVVADWPKMRDQALAIADDLPSRQLPLDAASVKEAAEFLRWLADDNFTFLGYREYEVTESDGEEVLRANEGSGAGILHKSERSLAPRSLRSLVASDLPQSGSTDAIILTKTNARSHAHRPGYMDYVGVLKFDAKGKPVAEQRFLGLFSSNAYMARPQDVPLVRQKFEYAMERSGLKRDSHSGKALRHILETLPRDELFQSSDEELFNTAMGTLELRQRARTRIFVRRDRYGRFVTCIVYVPRERFNTTVRERIESMLKDSMRGESLDSSVLMGEAALVRLHVVVRPKIGDQVQYDTAELEKGVAAIVRNWHDDVRDELVRNLGDHDGVVLANRYAKAMPAGYMEDVTPAVAATDVHQLSLLKGDDAVRMSFYHPASRPEELRFKIYRSGGDIALSEVLPQLENLGLRVLTEHLYDINVGGTQLYIQEFEVQTAGSLAFSVEQVGTLFEDAFEQIWRGHAENDGFNRLVLGAKLNWRQIAMLRGYCKYLLQSGVAFSQAYMEDAFNRYPAIAGLLVEMFLAKFDPRRETLSADELKRAGDLLRDEMQVLIPESLRHAHPALIDGLVGALSKPRAEQITIIEEAIGTLLETVSSLDDDRILRSFIALIRGTLRTSFFQQWNDQYRSYISFKFDSHQVPDLPKPVPYREIFVCAPRVEGIHLRFGPVARGGLRWSDRREDFRTEVLGLVKAQMVKNTVIVPVGSKGGFYVKRPPINGDRDAQLAEGIACYRMFISGLLDITDNLIEGKVVPPHDVVRHDNDDPYLVVAADKGTATFSDIANAISVEHGFWLGDAFASGGSNGYDHKGMGITAKGAWESVKRHFRALGRDSQSQDFTCAGIGDMSGDVFGNGMLLSRHIKLVAAFDHRHIFLDPTPDVERSFVERERMFKLPRSSWDDYNKSLISAGGGVYPRTLKSIPVSPEVRAVLGLKPEITQLPPNELLSAILKAPVDLLWNGGIGTYVKSSAETHADVGDRANNGLRVNGAELRCKVIGEGGNLGFTQKGRIEAAQHGVLLNTDFIDNSAGVDTSDHEVNIKILLGDAVQRNELTLDQRNTLLASMTDEVGQLVLWDNYRQNQAITLMEHQSVHRIGSMAHFIRQLESEGLLDRQVENLPSEAELTERKTRGIGMTRPELSVLLSYDKIKLFQQLLDSDVPEDPYLSKELVRYFPEPLHSKYADHMQRHRLKREIIATAVTNSTINRMGATFMMRMQEDTGQGPAAIAKAYTAAREILDARELWAQVEALDGKVAEATQIDAILQIWSLLRHTTRWLLNRPGGTLEIAANVERYQAGVTELRAGLPTVLTETGKQEFATSQEKWEGLGMPGELALRLARLPELRAMLDIVEVAQQSGQPIAKVASVFYELGESLDLEWLRSQIEALPVEGAWHAQARGSLLDELNHQHRALALQVLSLTGASKEISPVQAWLQRDDATLKYTRNMLAEILTQNADYPIASVAVRRLAQLAQVPVTQ